Part of the Bdellovibrionales bacterium genome is shown below.
TGACGACAACTACAGAATCTCCCGAGGTTAAGACATGTCCGTTGGCGTCTTTGGTCAATTGCAAAGGAGATTCCTCTTCATTTGGTTTATTTGAAGCTACAAAGGAGCTCCACTCATGAGAGCATTCCGGGCAAATCCAAAAATTGCCGTCCTGGTAGATGTTTTCTGATTTGCATTTAGGGCATTCAAGTTGTTTTTTCATTTCCAACCGAGCATATCTAAAAGTGCTCCAATTAACTAATCCAATTTTTTAAGATCCGCGCCGCATAACGAATCGGTCGAGTGTTGTCAGAAGTTGGAAAAAAGAAAATAGACGTCAAAAAATAGCTGATATACAGATAAGGAATATTTGAATTAAATCTGATGAATTACATCTCTCCTTCGAAGGAAATTTTCTTATGAAATATATAGTCTTAAATCTGTATAGGGGGCAAC
Proteins encoded:
- a CDS encoding alkylphosphonate utilization protein encodes the protein MKKQLECPKCKSENIYQDGNFWICPECSHEWSSFVASNKPNEEESPLQLTKDANGHVLTSGDSVVVVKDLKIKGSSSILKAGTKVKNIRIIDAVDDHDIACKIDGIGAINLKSSFVKKV